TTTAGCATCCCGCTTTCTCAAGCTTTTCCATAATTCCGGGAAGGGCAGATTCTGAAGAACTGGTTCCCAATACCAAAAGAAGTTCTTCTTTGAGATAATACATCAGTTTGAAAATATTGAAACCGTTGTACCAGGCAACTGCGCCTAAGACCAAAACAACAAAGAGGGCAGAGGTAATATAAAATGTTCCGACCAAATAGATGAGATTCAGTACAGAATGAAGTCCGTATTTTCCGATGGTAAACGCCATTGCTCCGAATGCTCCGATGGGAGCCAGCTTCATCAGCATGTGAACGATTTTAAAAACGGGGGTGGAAAGATCCTGAAGAAAATCAGTCACTTTCTGGCTTTTTTCTTTGGTTAAAACTAAAGCAGTTCCCATTAATATAGCTACCAGAAGAACCTGTAGAATATTTTCACCGACCAGCGGACTGAACAGAGTTTCAGGGATAATATTCATGATAAATCCTGTCAATGTAGATTCATGCGCCTTTTGCTGATATTGGGAAACATCTCCTGATAACGTTGAAGGATCAATATTTAAACCATGCCCAGGCTGCAGAATATTTCCGACGACTAATCCTATAATTAAAGCCAGTGTCGAAAAGGTAATGAAGTAGATCATGGCTTTGATGGCAATTCTTCCTACCTTTTTAAGGTCGGTCATGTGGGCAATTCCCAATGTCAGAGTAATGAAGATGACCGGGGCGATGATCATTTTAACGAGTTTAATGAAGCCGTCCCCCAAAGGTTTCATTTTTTCGCCAAGTTCAGGATAAAATTTGCCTAAAAGAATTCCGGCTACAATAGCAATAATAACCTGAAAGTAAAGTTGTTGATAGATTTTTTTTGCCTTCAAAATGAAAGTTTTTATTTTTTGAAGGGCGAAAATTAAGAAAATTAACTTTAAAATATGACAAAAGTCATAAAAAGTTTCGGCGGAGCTGAAAGCTCCGCCGAAACGTATATTTTTTATTACACCTAAAAGGTTTTAGCTATTCTACCGCCACAGAATCATCACCACGCCCGTCGGCAACGGCATGAATCGTTCCGTTTTCATCGATGGTAATGACTTCCGTTTTCCCGATATGGTCTACACGTTCAGGTTTATACCCTAGTTTTTCAAGATCTTTAATGATGTTTTCAGGGAAATTCTTTTCATAGGTTACCGTTTCCGGCAGCCATTGATGATGAAATTTCGGAGCGTTCACCGTAATATTGGCATTCAGTTTAAAATCAACAACATTGACGATGGACTGATATACAGAGGTGGGAATGGTTGTTCCTCCCGGAGTTCCCACGACCATATAAGGTTTTCCGTTTTTCAAAAGGATGGTCGGTGTCATGGAAGAAAGCATTCTTTTGTTGGGTTGAATAGAATTGGCTTCACCTCCAACAGCCCCGAACATGTTCGGAACACCGGGTTTGATCGAAAAGTCATCCATTTCATTGTTCAGGAAAAATCCGGCACCCGAAACGAGAACTTTACTTCCGTAATATCCGTTTA
The sequence above is a segment of the Chryseobacterium sp. MYb264 genome. Coding sequences within it:
- a CDS encoding cation:dicarboxylate symporter family transporter; amino-acid sequence: MKAKKIYQQLYFQVIIAIVAGILLGKFYPELGEKMKPLGDGFIKLVKMIIAPVIFITLTLGIAHMTDLKKVGRIAIKAMIYFITFSTLALIIGLVVGNILQPGHGLNIDPSTLSGDVSQYQQKAHESTLTGFIMNIIPETLFSPLVGENILQVLLVAILMGTALVLTKEKSQKVTDFLQDLSTPVFKIVHMLMKLAPIGAFGAMAFTIGKYGLHSVLNLIYLVGTFYITSALFVVLVLGAVAWYNGFNIFKLMYYLKEELLLVLGTSSSESALPGIMEKLEKAGC